The following coding sequences are from one Stigmatopora nigra isolate UIUO_SnigA chromosome 12, RoL_Snig_1.1, whole genome shotgun sequence window:
- the mrpl14 gene encoding large ribosomal subunit protein uL14m isoform X1, with the protein MDLFCKLIFLRRGENFCAVMAMYQLTRSVTGILAETSYLISQRTFGVSAVAAAIQKMTRVRVVDNSSLGNTPYHRPPRVIHVYTKNGIGKVGDKVLLAIKGQKKPALIVGHKMPGARMQARFDSNNVVLIEDNGNPTGTRIKVPIPTHLREKIEGEYSKVLAIASSFV; encoded by the exons ATGGATCTTTTCTGCAAGCTTATCTTTCTTCGCCGTGGAGAAAACTTTTGTGCTG TTATGGCTATGTATCAGTTGACAAGATCAGTCACCGGGATCCTCGCTGAAACATCGTACCTAATATCTCAGAGGACGTTTGG TGTGTCCGCTGTTGCAGCTGccattcaaaaaatgactagaGTGCGAGTGGTGGATAACAGTTCTCTTGGAAATACACCTTACCATCGACCTCCACGAGTGATCCACGTGTACACAAAGAACGGCATTGGAAAAGTGGGTGATAAGGTGTTACTAGCCATTAAAGGGCAGAAAAAACCTGCACTAATTGTTGGTCACAAAATGCCCGGAGCACGCATGCAAGCACGTTTTGATTCAAATAATGTTGTCCTGATTGAGGACAATGGCAATCCTACAGGAACCAGGATTAAGGTTCCCATCCCCACTCATTTGCGTGAAAAAATAGAAGGTGAATACTCAAAGGTGCTGGCTATTGCTAGTTCTTTTGTTTGA
- the mrpl14 gene encoding large ribosomal subunit protein uL14m isoform X2 — protein sequence MKNVMAMYQLTRSVTGILAETSYLISQRTFGVSAVAAAIQKMTRVRVVDNSSLGNTPYHRPPRVIHVYTKNGIGKVGDKVLLAIKGQKKPALIVGHKMPGARMQARFDSNNVVLIEDNGNPTGTRIKVPIPTHLREKIEGEYSKVLAIASSFV from the exons ATGAAGAACG TTATGGCTATGTATCAGTTGACAAGATCAGTCACCGGGATCCTCGCTGAAACATCGTACCTAATATCTCAGAGGACGTTTGG TGTGTCCGCTGTTGCAGCTGccattcaaaaaatgactagaGTGCGAGTGGTGGATAACAGTTCTCTTGGAAATACACCTTACCATCGACCTCCACGAGTGATCCACGTGTACACAAAGAACGGCATTGGAAAAGTGGGTGATAAGGTGTTACTAGCCATTAAAGGGCAGAAAAAACCTGCACTAATTGTTGGTCACAAAATGCCCGGAGCACGCATGCAAGCACGTTTTGATTCAAATAATGTTGTCCTGATTGAGGACAATGGCAATCCTACAGGAACCAGGATTAAGGTTCCCATCCCCACTCATTTGCGTGAAAAAATAGAAGGTGAATACTCAAAGGTGCTGGCTATTGCTAGTTCTTTTGTTTGA